One window from the genome of Leptospiraceae bacterium encodes:
- the pheA gene encoding prephenate dehydratase, with translation MQEQEIDKYRKEIDKIDKEIVHLILKRAEIASLIGKLKKQSQQSIYKPTRELKIYENIKNIYYDYYKAKVDKEPFPLEALLAIYRELMSGTIKMEEEFSVGYLGPPGSFSHLAVQKRFGSSISVVPYQTIREIFREVELGERIRYGVVPVENTIGGSVSNTLDEIVNSTVTIYAEIYVKVSQNLLAPYDIPLNKIRKIYTIGIAKEQCMNWLSQNLDLKKVEIVETQSTAAATELAATRKDGVAIGSELAAEIYQLKIIARNIHDFPNNITRFWVLSNKEENEITNHDKTSIIVGVHDKPGSLYSILEPFYKSNVNLTKIESRRTKRIYGEYNFFIDFDGHKNEKKIQKILKIIEKKSSFLKVLGSYPKANLNY, from the coding sequence ATGCAAGAACAAGAAATTGATAAATATCGTAAAGAAATCGATAAAATTGACAAAGAAATTGTCCACTTAATCCTAAAAAGAGCCGAGATCGCTTCTTTAATAGGAAAACTCAAAAAACAAAGTCAACAATCCATCTATAAACCCACCCGTGAATTAAAAATTTATGAAAACATAAAGAATATTTACTATGATTATTACAAAGCTAAAGTAGACAAAGAACCTTTCCCTTTAGAGGCGTTGTTGGCAATCTATCGAGAGCTCATGTCGGGAACCATCAAAATGGAAGAGGAATTCTCAGTAGGATATTTAGGACCACCTGGTTCTTTTTCTCATTTAGCTGTGCAGAAGCGCTTTGGTTCTTCGATCTCTGTGGTTCCATACCAAACCATACGAGAAATTTTTCGTGAAGTGGAATTAGGAGAAAGGATACGATATGGGGTTGTTCCTGTAGAAAACACCATTGGTGGGTCGGTGAGTAATACCTTAGATGAGATCGTCAATTCCACAGTAACAATCTATGCAGAGATATACGTAAAAGTTTCTCAGAATCTTTTAGCACCTTACGATATTCCTTTGAACAAGATAAGAAAAATTTATACAATTGGGATTGCCAAAGAACAGTGTATGAATTGGCTTTCTCAGAATCTTGATTTAAAAAAGGTAGAAATTGTTGAAACCCAAAGCACTGCAGCAGCAACAGAACTGGCAGCAACAAGAAAAGATGGAGTAGCCATAGGGAGTGAATTAGCTGCAGAGATCTATCAATTAAAGATCATTGCAAGAAACATTCATGATTTTCCTAATAACATTACTCGCTTTTGGGTGCTGTCCAATAAAGAAGAAAATGAAATCACAAATCATGATAAAACTTCTATTATTGTAGGAGTTCATGACAAACCAGGAAGTCTATATTCGATATTAGAACCATTTTATAAATCAAATGTGAATTTGACTAAGATTGAGTCTCGAAGAACCAAACGTATCTATGGAGAATATAATTTCTTTATTGATTTCGATGGGCATAAAAACGAAAAAAAAATCCAGAAAATATTGAAAATCATTGAGAAAAAATCTTCTTTTTTGAAAGTTTTAGGTTCATATCCGAAAGCAAATTTGAACTATTAG
- the cmk gene encoding (d)CMP kinase, protein MGIPNKLEKVITLDGPAGSGKSTIAKRLAEKIGYLHLDSGAIYRAFTYAVIDKIGEQESIEIFERKFLELQPHPHEFPLQVMIENHQQVIYYKEKKLQEELRTYNLTQRIKFIADDVRYRSQVNQILRSLGSSYLVVVDGRDMGTEVFPEAKFKFYLDASVEIRAQRRYQEYHQYAKAKGMVLNMDLEKIKNEIALRDHQDQSRKFGALRIPHDAILIDTSNLTINMVLSIILSCLQKQF, encoded by the coding sequence ATGGGAATTCCCAATAAACTAGAAAAAGTCATCACTTTGGATGGACCTGCTGGTTCAGGAAAAAGCACCATTGCAAAGCGATTGGCTGAGAAAATTGGCTATCTTCATTTGGACTCGGGAGCAATTTATAGAGCTTTTACTTATGCAGTGATTGATAAAATCGGCGAGCAGGAATCGATAGAGATCTTCGAACGCAAATTTTTGGAACTACAGCCACATCCCCATGAGTTTCCCCTACAAGTGATGATCGAAAACCATCAACAAGTTATTTATTACAAGGAAAAAAAACTTCAAGAAGAATTGCGCACATATAATCTAACCCAACGGATAAAATTTATCGCAGATGATGTTCGTTATCGAAGTCAAGTAAATCAAATCCTTCGTTCTCTTGGTAGTTCTTATTTGGTTGTAGTCGATGGAAGGGACATGGGAACGGAAGTCTTTCCCGAAGCGAAATTTAAGTTTTACTTGGATGCAAGTGTAGAAATACGAGCACAACGAAGATATCAAGAATACCACCAATATGCAAAAGCAAAAGGGATGGTTCTCAATATGGATTTAGAAAAAATTAAAAATGAAATTGCACTACGAGACCATCAAGATCAAAGCCGAAAATTTGGCGCTTTAAGGATTCCTCATGATGCTATCCTTATTGACACGTCTAATCTTACAATAAATATGGTATTGAGTATTATTTTAAGTTGCTTGCAAAAGCAATTTTGA
- a CDS encoding prephenate dehydrogenase/arogenate dehydrogenase family protein yields MSVLTSFRNVIIYGMGMMGTSLAYALKNHPSFKGRIIGVVRNEKSKTWILENQLADEVWLSEEAEIFSRLKEVDFLIIGLPVLDTLDLLEKLEEIRFSGLITDMGSTRIQIENKARQLESSFPLRFVGAHPICGSEHSGPEGYVKNLFENKLCIIINRLSQNHQEDRNPKDQEAVSSFWQELRMKVFLMDAETHDYVLSYLSHAPHILSSVLSTIIGRNKIITRWNQESPIPILGGGLRDMLRIAGSNPKMWFDIISTNKQNILQTLKDYQKELEYLISIFENDEWKDWWWEWQTKAKIYRDTLYGNSQ; encoded by the coding sequence ATGAGTGTGTTAACTTCTTTTCGAAATGTTATCATCTACGGCATGGGAATGATGGGGACTTCTTTGGCATATGCATTGAAGAATCATCCTTCTTTTAAGGGGAGAATTATTGGAGTTGTTCGTAATGAAAAGAGTAAAACTTGGATTTTGGAAAATCAACTTGCGGATGAAGTCTGGCTTTCTGAGGAAGCAGAAATTTTTTCTCGGTTGAAAGAAGTGGATTTTCTTATTATTGGTTTACCCGTTTTGGATACTTTGGATTTGTTGGAAAAGTTAGAAGAAATTCGGTTTTCAGGTTTGATCACAGATATGGGTTCGACAAGAATTCAAATAGAAAATAAAGCAAGGCAACTGGAGTCTTCGTTTCCTTTGCGTTTTGTGGGAGCACATCCCATCTGTGGTTCGGAGCACTCTGGACCTGAAGGATATGTGAAAAATCTTTTCGAAAACAAATTATGTATTATTATCAATCGATTGTCTCAAAACCATCAAGAGGATAGAAATCCCAAAGATCAAGAAGCAGTTTCTTCTTTTTGGCAGGAATTACGAATGAAAGTATTTCTGATGGATGCAGAAACTCATGATTACGTTTTATCTTATTTGAGTCATGCACCCCATATTTTGTCGAGTGTTTTATCAACCATCATCGGAAGAAACAAAATCATTACAAGATGGAATCAAGAATCTCCTATCCCAATTTTGGGTGGTGGATTAAGGGATATGTTGAGGATTGCAGGTTCCAACCCCAAAATGTGGTTTGATATAATTTCAACCAACAAACAAAATATCCTTCAAACTTTAAAAGATTATCAAAAAGAACTCGAGTATTTGATTTCGATTTTTGAAAATGACGAATGGAAGGATTGGTGGTGGGAATGGCAAACAAAAGCAAAAATCTATCGAGACACTCTTTATGGGAATTCCCAATAA
- a CDS encoding acetyl-CoA acetyltransferase has product MKPIYILGGAQTDFARNWTKEGKTFVSMFREVVEDGLHEVGLTYEEINRLNKENRIAIFVGNFDMEQYANQGHLGAFLTEVHPAFYGVPGARYEAACASGSAAIDAAHTHLRAGDYDVAIVVGIEIMKTVSSVVGGDFLGTAAYYEKESKGIKFPFPKLFGKLADEIIYRYGDKLGEERIMDNLAEISRINYANAKRNPLAQTRTWFMSKEQACSRGTSTNSLIGGRLAISDCSQVTDGAAMLVLATPEYAMEFSRRTGRPKSKMAVIKGWGHRVAPITFEAKMEEARKTPYLLPWTRQAVLDAYRRAKLDIDQIDVIETHDCFTSSEYASISAFGLTEPGEEYQAIEEGVIDFEGNPKNKRKVPINPSGGLIGAGHPVGASGVRMVLDVYKQVTDQAGDYQVPGAKNGLTLNIGGSATTNMTFVVGRIED; this is encoded by the coding sequence ATGAAGCCAATTTATATCCTTGGAGGTGCTCAAACCGATTTCGCTCGGAATTGGACCAAAGAAGGAAAGACCTTTGTATCCATGTTTCGGGAAGTGGTGGAAGATGGCCTACATGAAGTAGGATTGACTTACGAAGAAATCAATCGATTGAACAAAGAAAACCGTATTGCTATTTTTGTGGGAAATTTCGACATGGAACAATACGCCAATCAAGGACATCTGGGAGCATTTTTGACAGAGGTTCATCCGGCTTTTTATGGAGTTCCCGGAGCAAGATATGAAGCTGCCTGTGCCTCTGGTTCAGCGGCGATTGACGCTGCACATACTCATCTTCGTGCAGGTGACTATGATGTTGCTATTGTCGTTGGTATTGAAATCATGAAGACTGTGAGTTCTGTTGTTGGTGGTGATTTTTTAGGAACCGCAGCTTATTATGAAAAAGAATCCAAAGGTATCAAGTTTCCCTTCCCAAAATTATTCGGAAAATTAGCTGATGAAATTATCTATCGATATGGTGATAAATTGGGTGAAGAACGCATCATGGACAATTTAGCTGAAATCTCGAGGATTAATTATGCGAATGCGAAAAGGAATCCCTTGGCTCAAACTAGGACTTGGTTCATGAGTAAAGAACAGGCTTGTTCACGAGGAACGTCTACGAATTCCCTTATTGGAGGTCGTCTGGCTATTTCTGATTGTTCTCAAGTAACAGATGGGGCTGCTATGTTGGTTTTAGCCACACCAGAATATGCGATGGAATTTTCTCGAAGAACGGGTAGACCCAAAAGTAAAATGGCAGTTATCAAAGGCTGGGGTCATCGAGTAGCACCCATCACGTTCGAAGCCAAAATGGAAGAAGCACGAAAAACTCCTTATTTGCTTCCATGGACACGACAAGCAGTTTTAGATGCCTACAGGAGAGCAAAATTGGATATCGACCAAATTGATGTGATAGAAACACATGATTGTTTTACCTCGAGTGAGTATGCATCGATTTCTGCTTTTGGATTAACTGAGCCAGGAGAAGAATACCAAGCGATCGAAGAGGGTGTGATTGACTTTGAGGGTAATCCTAAAAACAAACGAAAGGTTCCGATAAATCCTTCTGGTGGTTTGATTGGAGCGGGTCATCCCGTTGGAGCCTCAGGTGTGCGTATGGTTTTGGATGTTTATAAGCAAGTAACCGATCAAGCGGGTGATTATCAAGTTCCTGGTGCGAAGAATGGTTTAACCTTAAACATTGGAGGGAGTGCGACAACGAATATGACCTTTGTTGTAGGTAGAATCGAAGATTAA
- the acnA gene encoding aconitate hydratase AcnA, whose translation MSLKEISKAELSSKTGSFVFYSLPKLAQELKFELTKIPYSIRVLIESALRNFDDYLVKEDDILRIAKYNPKNIPKVEFPFMPGRVILQDFTGVPCVVDLAALRSAMVRMKGDPSKINPSVRVDLVIDHSVQVDYFGSDEAFQKNMELEFKRNIERYEFLKWGQSAFQNFGVIPPGVGIVHQVNLEYLATVVLTKNNEVYPDSLVGTDSHTTMINGLGVLGWGVGGIEAEAVMLGQPLYMLIPEVIGVKLYGKLKEGTTATDLVLTVTEILRKKGVVEKFVEFFGPGLEELTLPDRATIANMAPEYGATIGFFPVDEETLNYLRKTGRNEELVDLVERYYKEQGMFRTKDSPEPEFTDIVELDLSSVEPSLAGPKRPQDRVALKEIKHKWNSLLTTSIKQGGYELPQSQLQSTGIIQNGYKAELRHGDIVIAAITSCTNTSNPSVLVGAGILAKKAVEKGLKAKPYVKTSLAPGSRVVTEYLESAGLMGYLKQLGFHVVGYGCTTCIGNSGPLPDEVVKAINEGNLIVSAVLSGNRNFEGRISPHVKANFLASPMLVVAYAIAGTVNIDLYNEPLGTDQKGNPVYLKDIWPSLQEIQEIIDNHIKPEVFKKKYENVRMINEMWNQIKVPTGLLYEWNENSTYIQEPPFFQNMTMEIPPLQEIRNARCLVKVGDSITTDHISPAGSISKSSPAGQYLISKGVQPEDFNSYGARRGNDRVMTRGTFANIRLRNQLVDREGGYTIYFPTNEVMTIYDASELYKKNNIPLIVLAGKEYGTGSSRDWAAKGTYLLGIKAVIAQSFERIHRSNLVGMGVLPLQFLDGESHETLGLTGKEVYHILGIDDNIKPNQILTVRADEKEFKVICRLDNQVEIDYYKNGGILQTVLRKFLQQN comes from the coding sequence ATGTCATTAAAAGAAATTTCCAAAGCAGAACTAAGTTCTAAAACGGGTTCCTTTGTTTTTTACAGTTTACCGAAATTAGCACAAGAACTAAAATTTGAACTTACAAAAATTCCATATTCAATACGAGTTCTAATTGAGTCAGCTTTAAGAAATTTTGATGATTATTTAGTCAAAGAAGACGACATATTACGAATAGCGAAATACAATCCCAAAAATATCCCTAAAGTTGAATTTCCTTTCATGCCAGGAAGAGTGATTTTACAAGATTTTACGGGAGTTCCCTGTGTTGTGGATTTAGCGGCTTTGCGTAGTGCTATGGTGAGGATGAAGGGAGATCCATCAAAAATAAACCCCTCAGTTCGTGTGGATTTGGTGATTGATCATAGTGTACAAGTGGATTACTTTGGAAGCGATGAGGCTTTTCAGAAAAACATGGAATTAGAATTCAAAAGAAATATCGAAAGGTATGAATTTTTGAAGTGGGGTCAAAGTGCTTTTCAAAACTTTGGGGTAATTCCTCCGGGCGTTGGCATTGTTCATCAAGTCAACTTAGAATACTTGGCAACCGTGGTTTTAACAAAAAATAACGAAGTTTATCCTGATAGTTTGGTTGGAACTGACTCTCATACTACGATGATTAATGGTTTGGGTGTTTTAGGATGGGGTGTTGGCGGGATTGAGGCAGAAGCTGTGATGTTAGGGCAACCCCTTTACATGTTAATCCCTGAGGTGATTGGTGTTAAGCTTTATGGCAAGCTCAAAGAAGGAACAACCGCTACAGATTTGGTATTAACGGTCACAGAGATTTTGAGAAAAAAAGGAGTTGTGGAAAAGTTTGTTGAATTTTTCGGACCTGGCTTAGAAGAATTAACCCTTCCGGATCGAGCCACGATTGCAAACATGGCACCTGAATATGGAGCTACCATTGGATTTTTCCCCGTTGATGAAGAGACACTAAATTATTTAAGAAAAACGGGAAGAAATGAAGAATTAGTTGATTTAGTGGAAAGATACTATAAAGAACAAGGAATGTTTCGAACAAAAGATTCTCCTGAGCCTGAATTTACTGATATCGTAGAATTGGATTTATCTTCGGTTGAACCCTCATTGGCAGGACCAAAACGTCCTCAAGACCGAGTCGCATTGAAAGAAATTAAACACAAGTGGAATTCTTTACTTACAACGTCTATCAAACAAGGAGGTTATGAGTTACCTCAAAGCCAACTACAATCCACTGGTATAATTCAAAACGGCTATAAGGCAGAACTTCGTCACGGAGATATCGTCATAGCTGCAATCACTTCTTGTACCAATACATCAAATCCTTCGGTCCTCGTGGGAGCTGGAATTTTAGCGAAAAAAGCCGTAGAAAAAGGACTTAAAGCAAAACCGTATGTCAAAACCAGTTTGGCACCGGGCTCGCGCGTTGTGACAGAATATCTTGAAAGTGCCGGATTAATGGGATATTTAAAGCAACTGGGCTTTCATGTGGTAGGTTATGGTTGCACAACTTGTATAGGAAATTCGGGACCACTTCCTGATGAAGTCGTAAAAGCCATCAACGAAGGAAATCTGATTGTTTCAGCTGTTTTGTCAGGAAATCGAAACTTTGAAGGAAGAATCTCTCCTCATGTTAAAGCAAATTTCCTTGCTAGTCCCATGTTGGTAGTTGCATATGCTATTGCTGGAACCGTCAATATTGATTTATACAATGAACCCTTAGGTACTGATCAAAAAGGCAATCCTGTTTACTTAAAAGATATATGGCCTAGCTTACAAGAAATCCAAGAAATAATAGATAATCACATCAAACCAGAAGTCTTTAAGAAAAAATACGAAAATGTCAGGATGATCAATGAAATGTGGAATCAAATCAAGGTTCCAACAGGACTTTTATACGAATGGAATGAAAATTCGACCTACATTCAAGAACCACCCTTTTTCCAAAACATGACAATGGAAATTCCACCTCTACAGGAAATACGAAATGCTCGTTGTTTAGTGAAAGTAGGAGATTCCATTACTACTGATCATATAAGTCCTGCGGGATCTATTTCGAAAAGTTCACCAGCAGGTCAGTATTTGATTTCGAAGGGAGTTCAACCTGAGGATTTTAATTCATATGGGGCTCGTAGAGGAAATGATCGTGTGATGACTCGTGGAACCTTTGCCAATATACGATTACGCAATCAATTAGTGGATCGAGAAGGTGGGTACACAATTTACTTCCCTACAAATGAAGTTATGACCATTTATGATGCCAGTGAGTTATACAAAAAGAATAATATTCCTTTGATAGTGTTGGCAGGAAAAGAATACGGAACAGGTTCTTCTCGAGACTGGGCTGCAAAAGGAACGTATTTATTAGGAATAAAGGCTGTGATAGCTCAGAGTTTTGAGCGAATCCATCGTTCCAATTTGGTAGGGATGGGTGTGCTACCACTTCAATTTTTAGATGGAGAATCCCATGAAACTTTAGGACTCACAGGAAAAGAAGTATATCATATCTTAGGGATTGATGATAACATAAAGCCAAACCAGATCTTAACAGTGAGAGCTGATGAGAAAGAATTTAAAGTTATCTGTCGGTTAGATAATCAAGTTGAAATAGACTATTACAAAAATGGAGGAATTTTGCAAACAGTCTTGAGGAAGTTCCTACAACAAAATTAG
- a CDS encoding tetratricopeptide repeat protein, translated as MANINPAFKLRKEGKLKEAEKVAREYLEKDPNNEWNKKALGWVLFEKLKQALRKQKKLNKWNKIAVKEFLRLNIPTPDILYSNFLKVLIRFYKKGDNSALFQIYNIVKNHTIEDLFRNEDFLRRKKGRVQINSLVESVSSTLAHHSLNKKEIEALEFTLNWLEQAEVKFPDNLNLPYFRARILIELKQNDKAIPILQKLTAMKNDWHLWGYLGIAYQKIDVQKSIQYLCKAVITPKDPYLTIKFRIELAKSLFDAQKYQEGSSELKYITKLLEIRKLPTKEEVEELKKHEKFVANAPEELPQSFYEELSKDIEPDYSFLDLVHGIVVDVNPTKRKTAFVENGIIYLGDWAQHPELEKLQKGQKVDIRALRRKNYFGIVKKIEKVYQFNPEEFPLVVGVWTRDQQKRERGFFYSSAHKRIPIPASEVEGLAENINDIVIGLRLFTYRSFERKRWRNKELYFIPKVMKEKESEVITKIKAKIKYVDPEKKYYIAETETQDQVFIPGPTMNFDAMEGYEFEFQVYEGFDRKKKNRSYRALSVIRKLSPIT; from the coding sequence ATGGCTAATATCAATCCAGCATTTAAACTAAGAAAAGAAGGAAAACTCAAAGAAGCAGAAAAAGTAGCAAGAGAATATTTAGAAAAAGACCCTAATAATGAGTGGAACAAAAAAGCCTTAGGTTGGGTTTTGTTCGAAAAATTAAAGCAAGCACTACGAAAACAAAAAAAACTCAACAAATGGAATAAAATCGCAGTTAAAGAATTCCTACGGCTCAATATACCTACACCTGATATTCTTTATTCGAATTTTTTAAAAGTTTTGATACGGTTTTACAAAAAAGGAGATAACTCAGCTTTGTTCCAAATCTATAATATCGTAAAAAATCATACGATTGAGGACCTGTTCCGAAATGAAGATTTTTTACGGCGAAAAAAAGGAAGAGTTCAAATCAATTCATTAGTGGAATCAGTTTCAAGCACGTTGGCTCATCATTCTTTAAACAAAAAAGAAATAGAAGCTTTAGAATTCACTTTGAATTGGCTTGAACAAGCCGAAGTAAAATTTCCTGATAATTTGAATCTCCCTTACTTTCGAGCAAGGATTTTAATAGAGCTCAAACAAAATGATAAGGCTATCCCAATCCTACAAAAATTAACTGCCATGAAAAATGATTGGCATTTATGGGGTTATTTGGGGATAGCCTATCAGAAGATAGATGTCCAAAAATCGATCCAATACCTATGCAAAGCAGTGATTACTCCAAAAGACCCGTATTTGACCATAAAGTTTCGTATTGAACTGGCAAAGTCTCTTTTTGATGCACAAAAGTACCAAGAAGGCAGTTCGGAATTGAAATATATCACAAAACTTTTAGAAATCAGAAAACTTCCAACAAAAGAAGAAGTGGAAGAACTAAAAAAACATGAGAAATTTGTAGCAAATGCACCAGAAGAACTACCTCAATCCTTTTACGAAGAACTCTCGAAGGATATTGAACCTGATTATAGTTTCTTGGATTTGGTGCATGGTATAGTGGTGGATGTAAATCCCACAAAACGAAAGACGGCTTTTGTAGAAAATGGAATTATCTACTTAGGAGATTGGGCACAACATCCAGAATTAGAAAAGCTTCAAAAAGGTCAGAAAGTTGATATCAGAGCCCTTCGTAGGAAAAACTATTTCGGAATAGTTAAAAAAATTGAAAAAGTTTATCAATTTAATCCAGAGGAATTTCCTTTGGTGGTTGGGGTTTGGACAAGGGATCAACAAAAACGAGAAAGAGGATTTTTCTATTCTTCTGCTCATAAACGTATCCCCATACCGGCATCCGAAGTCGAAGGCTTGGCTGAAAACATAAACGACATTGTCATTGGTTTGAGACTATTTACTTATCGATCTTTTGAAAGAAAACGTTGGAGAAACAAAGAACTGTATTTTATCCCAAAAGTGATGAAGGAAAAAGAATCAGAAGTCATCACTAAAATCAAAGCGAAAATCAAATATGTTGATCCTGAAAAAAAATACTATATTGCCGAAACAGAAACTCAAGATCAGGTTTTCATTCCAGGACCAACGATGAATTTCGATGCCATGGAAGGGTATGAGTTTGAGTTTCAAGTTTATGAAGGTTTTGATCGTAAGAAAAAGAATCGTTCTTATCGAGCATTGAGTGTGATTAGGAAGCTTTCTCCAATTACTTAG